In the Terriglobales bacterium genome, one interval contains:
- a CDS encoding ubiquinone/menaquinone biosynthesis methyltransferase translates to MKTTAQKPEVVGAQPAGSSDERAAAAAVREMFSAIAPRYDLLNHLLSMNVDRLWWRRAAGTFRHLLERPGARVLDLCCGTGDMGLAVRRQSAKPEIVGADFAHPMLRFASAKVEGKRFRLVEGDALRLPLHDQSFDLVVSAFGFRNLANYDAGLREIYRVLRPEGEAGILDFGEPKGAVGAVYAFYFRKVLPKIGTLISGVRGPYAYLPASVRRFPEPEEMLDRMRATGFREVSWTPYTFGIAGLYRGKK, encoded by the coding sequence GGCCGCCGCCGCGGCGGTGCGCGAGATGTTTTCCGCCATCGCGCCGCGCTACGACCTGCTGAACCACCTGCTCTCGATGAATGTCGATCGGCTGTGGTGGAGGCGCGCTGCCGGCACATTCCGCCATCTGCTGGAACGCCCCGGAGCCCGCGTGCTCGACCTCTGCTGCGGCACCGGGGACATGGGACTGGCGGTCCGTCGGCAGAGCGCGAAGCCCGAGATCGTGGGCGCCGATTTTGCCCATCCCATGCTGCGGTTCGCGTCGGCTAAGGTCGAAGGCAAGAGGTTCCGCCTGGTCGAAGGCGATGCCCTGCGGCTCCCTCTGCACGATCAGAGTTTCGATCTGGTGGTTTCGGCCTTCGGCTTCCGGAACCTGGCCAACTACGATGCAGGCCTGCGCGAGATCTATCGCGTGCTTCGGCCGGAAGGCGAGGCGGGGATCCTGGATTTTGGCGAGCCCAAGGGCGCGGTTGGCGCCGTGTACGCCTTCTACTTCCGAAAAGTGCTGCCGAAGATCGGGACGCTGATCTCGGGCGTGCGCGGACCCTATGCCTACTTGCCGGCCTCGGTCCGCCGTTTCCCGGAGCCTGAAGAGATGCTCGACCGCATGCGCGCCACTGGCTTCCGCGAAGTCTCGTGGACTCCCTACACCTTCGGCATCGCCGGGCTGTATCGGGGAAAGAAGTAG